A section of the Rhodospirillales bacterium genome encodes:
- the pal gene encoding peptidoglycan-associated lipoprotein Pal yields the protein MRTPTRYKLLTLLALSTLALAACAKGKQEQPYADSVVEGQGQVQGQGEGMLGDQGAGMAGVQGNTLPGSQEDLTVNVGDRVYFGYDRYDLTPEALQQLQLQSQWLNQYPNVTVMIEGNTDERGTREYNLALGDRRANAVRDYLVSLGVSPSRIKTISYGKERPEVTGSDPQSWAQNRRAVTRVE from the coding sequence ATGCGTACCCCGACCCGTTACAAACTGCTTACCCTGCTGGCCTTATCCACGCTGGCGCTGGCTGCGTGCGCAAAAGGCAAACAGGAACAGCCTTATGCCGACTCGGTCGTGGAAGGACAAGGCCAGGTGCAGGGCCAGGGCGAAGGCATGCTTGGCGATCAAGGCGCGGGCATGGCCGGCGTTCAGGGCAACACCCTTCCGGGGTCCCAGGAGGACCTGACGGTCAATGTCGGCGACCGCGTTTATTTCGGCTACGACCGTTACGACCTGACGCCCGAGGCGCTGCAACAGCTTCAACTCCAGTCCCAGTGGCTTAACCAGTATCCGAACGTAACCGTCATGATCGAAGGCAATACCGACGAACGCGGTACGCGTGAATACAACCTTGCCCTTGGCGACCGCCGCGCCAACGCGGTGCGTGACTACCTCGTGTCGCTGGGTGTCAGCCCCTCGCGCATCAAGACGATCTCCTACGGCAAGGAGCGCCCGGAAGTGACCGGTTCCGATCCCCAGTCCTGGGCTCAGAACCGCCGCGCTGTGACCCGCGTCGAGTGA
- a CDS encoding tetratricopeptide repeat protein: MKRGFNTAEEAIEYLDFVGTQDDSAIDLFEAALALSSHNHPGLSVDKYRNHRKRLADDTQALHQEFLVRHDDDIDARIWALGECMTRRHGYIGDDYRYNDLQNADLIRVVDRRLGLPVALSLLCITVGDDLGWAIEGLSFPAHYVIRLEKDGRRAILDPFQGCIVLGAHELREILKSALGPQAELSASYYEPASRRDTLIRLENNIKLRQIEAEDYQSALATVELMKRIAPDEYRLDLDAGVLLSRLERPAGAIAALERYIDRVPNPADRRDAALLLQQLRGIVH, from the coding sequence ATGAAGCGGGGGTTCAATACCGCCGAAGAAGCCATTGAATATCTGGATTTTGTGGGCACGCAGGATGATTCCGCGATAGACCTTTTTGAAGCCGCCCTAGCCTTATCCTCGCACAACCACCCCGGTTTAAGTGTCGATAAATACCGCAATCATCGCAAACGTTTGGCGGACGATACGCAAGCATTGCATCAGGAATTTCTGGTCCGTCACGACGACGATATCGACGCCCGTATCTGGGCGTTGGGTGAATGCATGACCCGTCGCCATGGGTATATCGGCGACGATTATCGCTATAACGATTTGCAAAACGCCGATTTGATTCGCGTTGTCGATCGGCGTCTTGGGTTGCCGGTCGCGCTCTCTTTGTTGTGCATTACCGTCGGCGACGATCTGGGATGGGCGATTGAGGGGCTGAGCTTTCCTGCGCACTATGTCATAAGACTGGAAAAAGATGGTCGCCGCGCGATTCTTGACCCGTTTCAGGGCTGCATCGTCTTGGGCGCGCATGAACTGCGTGAGATTCTTAAAAGCGCGCTGGGGCCGCAGGCCGAGCTTTCCGCAAGTTATTACGAACCGGCCTCGCGCCGCGACACCTTGATCCGGCTTGAGAACAACATCAAATTGCGCCAGATAGAGGCCGAGGATTACCAGTCCGCGCTGGCCACGGTCGAACTGATGAAGCGAATCGCACCCGATGAATACCGCCTCGATCTTGACGCGGGCGTGCTGCTTTCGCGTCTTGAGCGTCCGGCCGGGGCCATCGCCGCGCTTGAACGCTATATCGACCGGGTGCCAAACCCTGCCGACCGGCGCGACGCGGCCCTGCTGCTTCAGCAACTGCGCGGCATCGTTCATTGA
- a CDS encoding YraN family protein has translation MGTIETHRAGLFAETLAALALRLCGWRILARRFRTPVGEIDIIARRRGVIAFVEVKRRPELADALAAVTPANAARVRRAAAWWLNAHAVLADNCACRFDVMAIAPYALIRHIPNAF, from the coding sequence ATGGGGACGATTGAAACCCATCGCGCGGGCCTGTTCGCAGAAACGCTTGCGGCGCTGGCCTTGCGCCTGTGCGGTTGGCGCATTCTGGCGCGCCGTTTCAGGACCCCGGTGGGTGAAATCGATATTATCGCCCGGCGCCGGGGTGTGATCGCCTTTGTCGAGGTCAAGCGCCGCCCCGAGCTGGCCGACGCGCTGGCGGCGGTCACGCCCGCCAACGCCGCGCGGGTGCGTCGCGCCGCGGCGTGGTGGCTGAACGCCCATGCCGTGCTTGCGGATAATTGTGCGTGCCGCTTTGACGTGATGGCGATCGCGCCTTACGCTCTGATTCGGCATATTCCCAACGCGTTCTGA
- a CDS encoding BON domain-containing protein yields MYRAWFSPFLVFFALVALSGCTPLSAGVAVGSAAGVSAAHEGGIKASLDDTRISATIHNLWFQYNFNMFTKVGLTVDQGRVLLTGVVQKPEYRVDAVRLAWQAPGVRQVINEIKVANSDGISGWARDAWITSRLRTTVLFDKNVQGINYSFDTVQGVVYIMGVAQNQAELDRVLGYARSLPYVRQVVSYVKLAGQPMNQVIANGGPNAVGMLPAQSAPIQSAPVTAAPLAAAPVANGGMVYSTNTTSYGTAGPVPLDSAYPNANVPMTSVPNPPRAGVAAPGRPAPIVDSGF; encoded by the coding sequence ATGTATCGTGCATGGTTTTCTCCGTTTCTGGTCTTTTTTGCCCTGGTGGCCTTGTCCGGCTGTACGCCGCTTTCGGCGGGTGTCGCCGTTGGGTCCGCCGCAGGCGTGTCCGCCGCGCACGAGGGCGGGATTAAGGCTTCTCTCGATGATACGCGCATCTCCGCGACCATTCACAACCTGTGGTTTCAGTACAATTTCAACATGTTCACCAAAGTCGGGCTGACTGTCGATCAGGGCCGCGTGCTGCTGACCGGCGTGGTCCAGAAACCGGAATACAGGGTCGATGCGGTCCGCCTGGCATGGCAGGCCCCGGGGGTACGTCAGGTCATCAACGAAATCAAGGTGGCGAACTCCGACGGCATATCCGGTTGGGCGCGTGACGCCTGGATCACCAGCCGCCTGCGTACCACGGTCCTGTTCGACAAGAATGTTCAGGGCATCAATTATTCTTTCGATACGGTGCAAGGTGTGGTCTACATCATGGGGGTCGCACAAAATCAGGCGGAACTGGATCGGGTTCTGGGCTATGCGCGCTCTCTCCCCTATGTCAGGCAAGTGGTGTCTTACGTCAAACTGGCGGGCCAGCCCATGAATCAGGTCATCGCCAATGGCGGTCCCAACGCGGTCGGTATGTTGCCCGCCCAATCCGCCCCCATTCAATCGGCTCCCGTCACTGCTGCGCCGCTTGCCGCCGCGCCCGTCGCCAATGGCGGTATGGTGTACTCTACGAACACGACCAGCTATGGCACGGCTGGTCCCGTGCCGCTTGACAGCGCTTATCCGAATGCCAACGTCCCGATGACCAGTGTACCCAACCCGCCGCGCGCGGGGGTGGCTGCGCCGGGACGTCCGGCGCCGATCGTGGATAGCGGGTTCTAG